A single region of the Bdellovibrio sp. GT3 genome encodes:
- a CDS encoding zinc-dependent metalloprotease — translation MNSNMKRKLPVTGALLLTISTLMISCTKTVPYKEVFKENVETKATLSPEDEYLFVASSDITNNDDTGIASANPFWQGQEKIVKFRFTENTLQVMQVNDEGRLAKDNTLNDKILMEIPIRNVEYRCAEDRYGKCTNREEENSEKNWSKKANFVPDFNSMRTTGFNMLPVEMEQLYGSSCYTETSSRLLNYELKDGALNIQIEKGFRGNAGCLGSALYSINSIDDLQTQIVYHYSFTKLSKMATPGYKAIEYPLKDQGTFGFFTSENRKYDVDMTRTLKNQKEWMNRWNPERKEITYYLSDNFNKPEFASIKKATQVAFDRVNEGLKAAGMKTRLVLNDPAGKKVGDTRNSMIVMVEDPIAGGPLGYGPTVANPRTGEIMSGRVAMYYGNFVQGIRYTYDEVVRELSKSQDTESQDSGATTQSANKAAPSEALKAQHQAAKYSAYTLSTKTGYKIANSYGSTQLKNTPALAPSILKQAINDGNSLNTLSPKQVRETVANSAKGHARFSNKSTLMAIADADEGLTKSDATKAIDALSVMSKYCNYPSELFPFSEHIKNALQAKLGQKLKLWNDLSDTEREQVIAIVMPEVWVPTLVHELGHNLGLRHNFGGSEDRANFYTQGELAKMGVKHEIPYSSVMDYGYSELNLLPTLGKYDIAALRFGYSRVVESDKGTAVAVPETLEKLTKEKSDLALRDFTYCSDESVDMNPGCKRFDKGTNYTEIVQYLIKAYNDAYLTRNYRNGRENFSKIQQGGYYSGTMSRFQYIRNFMESYSDIKNRYALTDDSKEFTEIAWLKDLKQAALISGRFFMDVLKTPEVMCAFAKADNPNTIIEIAPLTSMSAEATKCSDIQLKSEFILVGQTGKFFNDVRDSKTPTQYADQIDVRGIGPDKLAAAQALFARTNTGTRQNEDNYLDIKDLAPEIASTVTALLFDQTSNKLTFRDAMSQPAFDIDWSYEMFPTPDQVNKGTNTHWFEVPLLDSAARRMGLPNHKVSFQEQMLKIITARMSTSQSHAVADKAFVDQFRVNRIAKVAVVNSDANTLAVDAGTFKALALPENAVAQNAMVVMNKSERLAKLEAKDLEGLLVARSRPSNLPRTPETPVSELETAPEYTDITANDIKLFKAGAMASKEKLRYLLTILPGAEETK, via the coding sequence ATGAACAGCAACATGAAACGCAAACTTCCAGTAACTGGTGCTTTGCTGCTGACCATTTCAACATTAATGATTTCCTGTACGAAGACCGTTCCGTACAAAGAAGTCTTTAAAGAAAACGTTGAAACCAAAGCCACTCTTTCCCCGGAAGACGAATACCTTTTCGTAGCTTCCTCTGACATCACAAACAATGACGACACGGGAATCGCCTCGGCAAATCCTTTCTGGCAAGGCCAGGAAAAAATCGTTAAATTCCGCTTCACGGAAAACACCTTGCAGGTGATGCAAGTTAACGACGAAGGCCGTCTGGCTAAGGATAATACTTTGAACGACAAAATCCTGATGGAAATCCCAATCAGAAACGTCGAATACCGCTGTGCTGAAGACCGCTATGGCAAATGTACAAACCGTGAAGAAGAAAACTCTGAAAAGAACTGGTCTAAAAAGGCCAACTTTGTTCCAGATTTCAATAGCATGAGAACGACTGGTTTCAACATGTTGCCGGTAGAGATGGAGCAGTTGTACGGCTCTTCCTGCTACACTGAGACTTCTTCTCGCCTATTGAACTATGAACTTAAAGACGGCGCCCTGAATATTCAAATTGAAAAAGGCTTCCGCGGTAACGCTGGTTGCCTGGGCAGTGCTCTTTACAGCATCAACAGCATTGATGACCTGCAAACACAGATCGTTTACCACTACTCGTTCACGAAACTTAGCAAAATGGCAACTCCAGGCTATAAAGCCATCGAATACCCTTTGAAAGACCAGGGTACTTTCGGCTTCTTCACATCTGAAAACCGCAAGTACGATGTTGATATGACCCGCACTCTGAAAAATCAAAAAGAGTGGATGAACCGCTGGAATCCTGAAAGAAAAGAAATCACTTACTACCTTTCTGACAACTTCAACAAACCTGAATTCGCTTCCATCAAAAAAGCGACTCAAGTGGCATTCGACCGCGTGAACGAAGGTCTTAAAGCTGCGGGCATGAAAACACGTCTGGTACTTAACGATCCAGCCGGCAAGAAAGTCGGCGACACTCGCAACAGCATGATCGTAATGGTTGAAGATCCGATCGCGGGTGGCCCATTGGGTTACGGCCCAACAGTGGCAAATCCACGCACAGGTGAAATCATGAGCGGCCGCGTGGCGATGTACTACGGTAACTTCGTTCAAGGTATCCGCTACACTTATGATGAAGTGGTGCGCGAACTTTCCAAATCTCAGGACACTGAATCGCAAGATTCCGGTGCGACGACTCAATCAGCCAACAAAGCCGCTCCTTCCGAGGCTCTAAAAGCCCAGCACCAGGCAGCGAAGTATTCTGCATACACTTTGTCCACGAAAACGGGTTATAAAATTGCCAACTCCTACGGATCCACTCAGTTGAAGAATACACCGGCATTGGCGCCATCAATTCTTAAACAAGCGATCAATGATGGCAACTCACTGAATACCCTTTCACCTAAACAGGTGCGTGAAACTGTGGCTAACTCAGCAAAAGGTCACGCCCGCTTCAGCAACAAATCGACATTGATGGCGATCGCTGATGCTGATGAAGGCTTGACCAAGTCTGATGCGACAAAAGCCATCGATGCTTTGTCAGTTATGTCCAAATACTGCAACTACCCTTCTGAGTTGTTCCCATTCAGCGAACACATCAAGAACGCGTTGCAGGCAAAACTGGGTCAGAAATTGAAACTATGGAATGACCTGTCCGATACAGAGCGCGAGCAAGTGATTGCGATCGTAATGCCGGAAGTATGGGTTCCAACTTTGGTGCATGAGCTGGGTCATAACCTGGGTCTACGCCACAACTTTGGTGGTTCTGAAGACCGCGCGAACTTTTACACTCAAGGTGAACTGGCTAAAATGGGCGTTAAACATGAAATCCCATACAGCTCTGTGATGGACTACGGTTACAGCGAGTTGAACCTGCTTCCAACTTTGGGCAAATACGATATCGCGGCATTGCGCTTCGGTTACAGCCGTGTGGTTGAATCTGACAAAGGGACAGCAGTTGCAGTTCCTGAAACTTTGGAAAAACTGACGAAAGAGAAATCAGACCTGGCATTGCGTGACTTCACATACTGCTCTGATGAGTCTGTGGACATGAATCCTGGTTGCAAACGCTTTGACAAAGGTACTAACTACACTGAAATCGTGCAGTACCTGATCAAAGCCTACAACGATGCTTACTTGACCCGCAATTACCGTAACGGCCGCGAGAATTTCTCAAAAATTCAGCAAGGCGGTTACTACAGCGGTACAATGTCACGCTTCCAATATATCCGTAACTTCATGGAGTCATACTCAGATATCAAAAACCGTTATGCTCTGACTGATGATTCTAAGGAATTCACTGAGATCGCTTGGTTGAAGGACCTTAAGCAGGCTGCTTTGATTTCTGGCCGCTTCTTCATGGATGTTCTAAAAACACCGGAAGTTATGTGTGCCTTTGCGAAAGCGGACAACCCAAACACAATCATCGAAATCGCCCCTCTTACCAGCATGAGTGCTGAGGCGACAAAATGCTCAGACATCCAGTTGAAGTCAGAGTTCATCCTGGTCGGTCAAACGGGTAAGTTCTTTAACGATGTTCGCGACAGCAAAACACCAACTCAGTACGCGGATCAAATCGACGTTCGCGGTATTGGTCCGGATAAGTTGGCTGCAGCACAGGCTTTGTTTGCAAGAACAAACACAGGAACTCGCCAAAACGAGGACAACTACCTGGACATCAAAGATCTGGCTCCGGAAATCGCATCAACGGTAACAGCTCTGTTGTTTGACCAAACTTCAAACAAACTGACTTTCCGCGATGCCATGAGCCAACCAGCGTTCGATATCGACTGGAGTTATGAAATGTTCCCGACACCAGACCAGGTGAATAAAGGCACAAACACTCACTGGTTCGAAGTTCCACTTCTTGATTCCGCAGCTCGCCGTATGGGCTTGCCAAATCATAAAGTCAGCTTCCAGGAGCAAATGCTTAAGATCATCACGGCCCGCATGAGTACTTCCCAGTCTCACGCGGTGGCAGACAAAGCTTTCGTTGACCAGTTCCGTGTGAACCGTATCGCGAAGGTCGCTGTGGTGAACTCTGATGCAAACACACTGGCTGTAGATGCCGGCACGTTCAAAGCCCTGGCATTGCCAGAAAATGCAGTGGCTCAAAATGCCATGGTGGTGATGAATAAGTCCGAGCGTCTGGCAAAACTGGAAGCGAAAGATCTTGAAGGATTGTTGGTTGCCCGCAGCCGCCCTTCCAACTTGCCACGCACTCCTGAAACTCCGGTTTCAGAATTGGAAACGGCCCCTGAGTACACTGACATCACTGCGAACGATATCAAATTGTTCAAAGCTGGTGCGATGGCGTCCAAAGAGAAATTGCGTTACCTTCTGACGATTTTGCCAGGTGCTGAAGAAACAAAGTAA
- a CDS encoding TldD/PmbA family protein yields the protein MIVQPHILTKALDAALSTGATFADIFVEDTYSSNLSILSSKADQAIVGQLYGAGIRLFFGHEIVYVTTNDLSEQGLVKAALNAAKSRGTGAPSKSMPLLQVPFDSVHTYGEKPWEMNRDRKFAWMNSLDQHARNRNSAVTQVEAALNEKFQKVQIANSRGLMAYDERAYSRLNMEVFVEHMGVKESSSERYGHMGTSELYDNMNLADFANENVDRAMGLTTAKFAPAGEMPVVIDNSFGGVLFHEACGHGLETTSVAKDASVFCGKMGQKIANECVTAIDDGTIKNGWGSLNIDDEGNKTKRTTLIENGVLKSYIVDEMGSRQTGYEVTGSGRRQSYKYAPASRMRNTFIDAGKDSFEEMIRDVDYGLYAKNMGGGSVNPGTGDYNFQVREAYIIRNGRIEEMVKGACLIGRGIDTLGKITKVSNELKLATGMCGSVSGSIPAAVGQPQILVSSLMVGGRAG from the coding sequence ATGATCGTTCAACCTCATATTCTGACCAAAGCTCTGGATGCAGCACTTTCAACCGGTGCCACTTTCGCAGATATCTTTGTTGAGGATACTTATTCTTCCAACTTGTCTATTCTAAGTTCCAAGGCCGATCAGGCCATCGTGGGCCAGCTTTATGGCGCAGGCATCCGTTTGTTCTTTGGTCACGAGATCGTGTACGTAACAACAAATGATTTGTCGGAACAGGGCTTGGTGAAAGCCGCGTTGAATGCTGCGAAAAGCCGCGGTACTGGCGCACCAAGTAAATCCATGCCGCTATTGCAAGTGCCATTCGATTCGGTTCACACTTACGGCGAAAAGCCATGGGAAATGAATCGCGATCGTAAGTTCGCGTGGATGAACTCCCTTGATCAGCATGCGCGCAATCGCAACTCTGCGGTCACTCAAGTTGAAGCGGCATTGAATGAAAAATTCCAAAAAGTACAGATCGCAAATTCCCGCGGTTTGATGGCCTATGATGAACGTGCTTACAGCCGTTTGAATATGGAAGTCTTTGTTGAGCATATGGGTGTGAAGGAAAGCTCCAGTGAGCGTTACGGTCACATGGGAACTTCCGAACTTTATGACAATATGAACCTGGCTGATTTCGCAAATGAAAACGTGGACCGCGCGATGGGCCTGACCACGGCAAAGTTTGCACCAGCAGGCGAGATGCCAGTGGTGATTGATAATTCCTTTGGTGGAGTCTTATTCCACGAAGCCTGCGGACATGGTCTGGAGACAACTTCTGTAGCCAAAGATGCTTCTGTGTTCTGCGGCAAGATGGGCCAAAAGATCGCCAATGAGTGTGTCACTGCGATCGACGATGGTACGATCAAGAACGGTTGGGGCTCGCTGAATATCGATGACGAAGGCAATAAAACAAAACGCACAACGTTGATTGAGAACGGTGTTCTTAAATCTTATATTGTCGACGAAATGGGCTCGCGCCAAACGGGTTATGAAGTGACCGGCAGTGGACGCCGTCAATCCTACAAGTATGCACCAGCATCCCGTATGAGAAATACCTTCATCGATGCCGGTAAGGATTCCTTTGAAGAGATGATTCGTGATGTGGATTATGGCTTGTATGCGAAAAACATGGGTGGTGGCTCCGTGAACCCGGGAACTGGAGATTACAACTTCCAGGTTCGTGAAGCTTACATCATCAGAAATGGTCGCATCGAGGAAATGGTGAAGGGTGCCTGCCTGATCGGTCGTGGCATCGATACACTTGGCAAAATCACGAAAGTTTCAAATGAACTGAAATTGGCGACGGGAATGTGCGGCTCGGTGAGTGGTTCTATTCCTGCAGCTGTTGGTCAGCCGCAAATCTTGGTATCAAGTTTGATGGTTGGTGGGAGAGCAGGCTAA